The Pseudomonas sp. TH06 genome has a window encoding:
- a CDS encoding LysR substrate-binding domain-containing protein: MAAYNLRQLKYFITTVECGSVAEASRKLYIAQPAISTAIKALEDSFAVQLLIRHHAQGVSLTPSGARFLRKAQELLRMAKEFEQNALADNDVVAGQIDIGCFETVAPLYLPQLIAGFSALYPGVKIRIRDGEQQELVQGLTSGAFDLVILYEHELDATIQTEPLMPAQRPYALLPADHRFAEYKQVSLRDLCLEPMILLDVQPSRTYFVSLFEELGLTPRIDFSSPSIEMVRGMVGQGFGFSILVTRPHSECTYDGKKVVCVEIAEDVTGSGLVAAWLKRGQLTKPAQLFADYCREQLTAKSRF; the protein is encoded by the coding sequence GAGGCTTCACGCAAGCTCTACATCGCCCAACCGGCGATCTCCACGGCGATCAAGGCGCTGGAAGACAGCTTCGCCGTGCAACTGCTGATCCGCCATCACGCCCAAGGGGTTTCCCTGACACCCAGCGGCGCACGTTTCTTGCGCAAGGCTCAGGAACTGCTGCGCATGGCCAAGGAGTTCGAGCAGAACGCATTGGCCGACAACGATGTGGTCGCCGGGCAGATCGACATCGGCTGTTTCGAAACCGTCGCGCCGTTATACCTGCCGCAATTGATCGCCGGGTTTTCCGCCCTGTACCCGGGGGTAAAAATCCGCATCCGCGACGGCGAGCAACAGGAACTGGTGCAAGGCCTGACCTCGGGCGCATTTGACCTGGTGATCCTCTATGAACACGAACTCGACGCGACGATTCAGACCGAACCGCTGATGCCGGCGCAACGGCCATATGCGTTGCTACCCGCCGACCATCGCTTTGCCGAGTACAAGCAGGTTTCGCTACGGGACTTGTGCCTGGAGCCGATGATCCTGCTCGACGTGCAACCGAGCCGGACCTACTTCGTCAGCCTCTTCGAAGAATTGGGCCTGACGCCGCGCATCGACTTCAGCTCACCGTCAATCGAGATGGTCCGTGGAATGGTCGGCCAGGGTTTCGGCTTCTCGATACTGGTGACGCGGCCGCATTCGGAATGCACCTACGATGGCAAGAAAGTCGTGTGCGTGGAAATTGCCGAGGACGTCACCGGCTCAGGATTGGTGGCGGCGTGGCTCAAGCGTGGGCAACTGACCAAACCGGCGCAGTTGTTTGCCGATTACTGCCGCGAGCAACTGACCGCCAAGAGCCGTTTTTAA